One part of the Natronosalvus amylolyticus genome encodes these proteins:
- a CDS encoding MaoC family dehydratase, with protein sequence MDPTELEGTELPSGEYTVERWKAFLWADATRNDTDAFRYDDDAIEAGENGQLVPHTLCQHIAFEATGGIESTMGRLSDDWTSGAALGQLRATFHGPLEVGQTVHVEGHIANVERKEGSSGGLTIVTHAYNVRTPDEEPIYDMEADMILMEGA encoded by the coding sequence ATGGATCCTACGGAACTGGAGGGGACCGAGCTTCCCTCCGGCGAATACACCGTCGAACGCTGGAAGGCGTTTCTCTGGGCGGATGCCACCAGAAACGACACCGACGCGTTCAGATACGACGACGATGCGATAGAGGCGGGCGAAAACGGACAACTCGTTCCCCATACGCTCTGTCAACACATCGCCTTCGAAGCCACTGGGGGCATCGAATCGACGATGGGCAGACTCTCCGATGACTGGACCAGTGGCGCTGCACTCGGTCAGCTTCGGGCAACCTTCCACGGCCCACTCGAGGTCGGACAGACCGTCCACGTCGAAGGGCACATCGCCAACGTCGAACGGAAAGAGGGGTCGAGCGGTGGGCTGACCATCGTCACCCACGCCTACAACGTTCGAACGCCGGACGAGGAACCGATCTACGATATGGAAGCCGACATGATTCTCATGGAGGGTGCCTGA
- a CDS encoding class I adenylate-forming enzyme family protein, giving the protein MAYNFDLGVADPESFVEQSSRFSIGDQLRKTARMYPDRRAVVDLERDRTVRYATLDERVDKLASGLLEHGLEPNESTVAVLAENRGETVEVAHACARTGTLIATLNWRLEREELVHCIDLADPDFLVVSDRFEDRLDWVDADAESDPITVGYDGGEEADLDFVSVRDGGDPSDPRLDITVGAEQGFAIINTSGTTGLPKGAVVSHRAEMARAIQVILDYELERGDNYPAWGPMFHMAGLDWIVVTAVLCGTYYPIDGFEPASIVDAIRDSSRPISWLFLVPGVLERMWAYIEDEGVDPTTFPPIRTMGSLPDMIEPARIERITDLFDAPFQNTYGSTEVGHSASGSKLPVGESPTEASLSKVESPFGNVRLVDENMAPATDDHGEMIVSGPALFSGYVDNPDANEEVFVDGWYRTGDIFERHEDGTYSYLNRRKYLIKPGGENVYPAELEGILIEHEAVEEVVVVRADDPQWGEVPRAVIGTTETDDPEGLREALYDRLEAQLAGYKLPKYLEFVEPEQFPRSTTGKIVRTDVEEWERGQPIEK; this is encoded by the coding sequence ATGGCGTATAATTTCGACCTCGGGGTGGCAGACCCCGAATCGTTCGTCGAGCAATCGAGCCGGTTTTCAATCGGCGATCAACTTCGAAAAACCGCTCGAATGTATCCCGACCGGCGAGCGGTCGTCGACCTCGAGCGTGACCGAACGGTGCGATACGCGACACTTGATGAGCGCGTGGACAAACTCGCTTCGGGCCTGCTCGAGCACGGTCTCGAGCCGAACGAGTCGACCGTTGCCGTCCTCGCCGAAAATCGGGGGGAAACGGTCGAAGTCGCCCATGCCTGTGCGCGGACCGGCACGCTGATCGCGACGCTCAACTGGCGGCTCGAGCGCGAGGAACTTGTTCACTGTATCGACCTCGCGGACCCGGATTTCCTCGTGGTCTCAGACCGGTTCGAGGATCGGCTTGATTGGGTCGATGCCGACGCCGAATCGGATCCAATTACGGTCGGGTACGATGGGGGTGAGGAGGCAGATCTAGACTTCGTCTCAGTTCGTGACGGGGGTGATCCGTCCGACCCTCGCCTCGACATCACCGTCGGGGCTGAACAGGGGTTTGCGATCATCAACACCTCCGGGACCACCGGGTTACCAAAGGGTGCTGTCGTCAGCCACCGAGCGGAGATGGCCCGGGCGATTCAGGTCATCCTCGACTACGAACTCGAGCGGGGGGACAACTACCCCGCCTGGGGTCCCATGTTCCACATGGCTGGTCTCGACTGGATCGTCGTGACGGCCGTCCTCTGTGGCACGTACTATCCGATCGATGGCTTCGAACCGGCGTCAATCGTCGACGCGATTCGTGATTCCTCTCGCCCGATCAGTTGGCTCTTTCTCGTTCCCGGGGTGCTCGAACGCATGTGGGCCTACATCGAGGACGAGGGAGTCGATCCGACCACCTTTCCGCCGATTCGGACGATGGGTTCGCTCCCCGATATGATCGAACCGGCTCGCATCGAGCGGATAACGGACCTGTTCGACGCGCCGTTTCAGAACACCTACGGTTCGACGGAAGTTGGCCACAGCGCCTCAGGAAGCAAACTTCCAGTTGGAGAATCTCCCACCGAGGCGTCACTGTCGAAAGTCGAGAGTCCGTTCGGGAACGTGAGACTTGTCGATGAGAACATGGCTCCAGCGACCGACGACCACGGCGAGATGATCGTGAGCGGACCCGCGCTGTTCAGCGGCTACGTCGATAACCCCGATGCAAACGAGGAGGTGTTCGTTGACGGCTGGTACCGGACCGGCGACATCTTCGAACGACACGAGGACGGCACCTACAGCTACCTCAACCGACGCAAGTACCTCATCAAACCAGGCGGCGAAAACGTCTACCCGGCGGAACTCGAGGGAATACTCATCGAACACGAGGCCGTCGAGGAGGTAGTCGTCGTCCGCGCGGACGATCCGCAGTGGGGTGAGGTTCCTCGAGCCGTTATTGGAACGACTGAAACCGATGACCCCGAGGGTCTCAGGGAAGCACTCTACGACCGACTCGAGGCCCAACTGGCAGGCTACAAACTACCGAAGTACCTCGAGTTCGTCGAACCGGAGCAGTTCCCGCGCTCGACGACGGGGAAAATCGTCCGCACCGACGTCGAGGAGTGGGAGCGGGGCCAACCGATCGAGAAGTGA
- a CDS encoding DUF7559 family protein → MPRPPHDVVCHNPDCGMDMFELHHSHEMPDDITVDDYVCPYCQSEDLEEIWPQ, encoded by the coding sequence ATGCCGCGACCACCGCACGATGTCGTCTGTCACAATCCCGACTGTGGCATGGATATGTTCGAACTGCACCACTCCCACGAGATGCCAGACGACATTACCGTCGACGATTACGTCTGCCCGTACTGTCAGTCTGAAGACCTCGAGGAAATTTGGCCACAGTGA
- a CDS encoding cupin domain-containing protein — protein MDFLDDPEPHRPENRVLHRDDAPIVDLSEVDDVRPNVGIQAIDELLELETMGAKLWHFEPGEEVGYHAHPEEEEFYFVLEGEFSLKLGPADDPEYVTVGPGTFWAAGPYEPHGHRYVGEETGVVLALGAPPGNDEVLNPYELESP, from the coding sequence ATGGACTTCCTAGACGACCCCGAACCGCATCGCCCAGAAAACCGCGTTCTTCACCGAGATGACGCACCGATTGTCGACCTCTCGGAGGTCGACGACGTCCGACCAAACGTCGGCATCCAGGCTATCGATGAGCTACTCGAACTCGAGACCATGGGTGCAAAGCTCTGGCATTTCGAACCCGGAGAGGAGGTGGGCTATCACGCCCACCCCGAAGAAGAGGAATTTTACTTCGTGCTCGAGGGGGAGTTCTCGCTCAAACTCGGCCCTGCGGACGACCCCGAGTACGTAACGGTCGGCCCAGGCACCTTCTGGGCGGCCGGGCCGTACGAACCCCACGGTCATCGGTACGTTGGAGAGGAGACGGGCGTCGTCCTCGCACTCGGTGCCCCGCCAGGAAACGACGAGGTGCTCAACCCTTACGAACTCGAATCGCCGTAA
- a CDS encoding glutathione S-transferase N-terminal domain-containing protein: MTRTLYRLEGCPYCERIVDRLQELDIEYHSIWTEAMHSRRNRVKEVSGQRQVPVLVDDEYGVTMAESARILEYLDASYGDSSS; the protein is encoded by the coding sequence ATGACACGCACACTGTACCGTCTGGAAGGCTGTCCATACTGTGAACGGATCGTCGACCGCCTCCAGGAACTCGACATCGAGTATCACTCCATCTGGACGGAAGCGATGCACTCACGACGAAATCGCGTCAAAGAAGTCTCCGGTCAGCGCCAGGTCCCCGTCCTCGTCGACGACGAGTACGGCGTGACGATGGCCGAATCGGCACGTATTCTCGAGTATCTCGACGCCAGTTACGGCGATTCGAGTTCGTAA
- a CDS encoding redoxin domain-containing protein, giving the protein MPPTVGETVPDFEALLCDGEVFEDAKLSEVVGDRGAVLYFQGFVFSAIARHWWKRFDRRDWDEFSDVPVFGVGRDGPFAQNEFFRQIKSPFRTFSDVDGQVMDAYDLRMEREGMANTSTPYRSVFVIDPDLEVQFSWVAPDTVTPPPADEVEEAVESL; this is encoded by the coding sequence ATGCCACCAACTGTAGGCGAAACTGTGCCTGATTTCGAGGCCTTGCTGTGCGATGGCGAAGTGTTCGAGGATGCAAAACTATCAGAAGTCGTGGGCGATCGCGGTGCGGTGCTGTACTTCCAGGGATTCGTGTTTAGCGCGATTGCTCGCCACTGGTGGAAACGCTTCGACCGCCGGGACTGGGACGAGTTTTCGGACGTGCCGGTGTTCGGTGTCGGTCGTGACGGTCCGTTCGCCCAGAACGAGTTTTTCCGCCAGATAAAGAGCCCCTTCCGGACGTTCAGCGACGTCGACGGCCAGGTGATGGACGCCTACGACCTCCGAATGGAGCGAGAGGGCATGGCCAACACTTCGACTCCCTACCGCTCGGTGTTCGTCATCGACCCCGACCTCGAGGTGCAATTTAGCTGGGTCGCTCCCGATACCGTCACACCGCCGCCGGCTGATGAGGTCGAGGAAGCGGTCGAATCGCTCTAG
- a CDS encoding lipoate--protein ligase family protein — protein sequence MTTVRKLSLEIEPDTYPAIERTLIDSIGAGDAPPTIMEWTFGSDLFLELGPVEDASLIDRERAAEHGVSYGRRYNVSGGTGFFRDDCTPVLYAFFADEGDRSMTEYIDLAGEAVASALRDAGVENATYRDGGDIELVPEGDGQLLKVGVSGAGYQDGVWGVFANVINRSYEPEEFGIIDDVLRLPKEKFEDKDTDSAEGRMTSLEDVAPDVDIDTVLEEAAENLAAHAGDEVESGSFTDAEAEALEEHREYYGSTEWFERYSTGRIIEEADEDHEVAEVAYKGRKLIKVSVRVDGDGTIDAVQYTGDMYHRPGFEAIDRLNEAVTGTSINDEDALLEAVSSVYADDDIEIPWLTPEDFVRPLVRARDSLAPASEFDR from the coding sequence ATGACCACCGTACGCAAACTCTCACTCGAGATCGAGCCTGACACGTATCCAGCCATCGAACGCACCCTCATCGATTCTATCGGCGCAGGAGACGCCCCGCCGACGATTATGGAGTGGACCTTCGGTTCGGACCTCTTTCTGGAACTCGGTCCGGTCGAAGACGCCTCACTCATCGACAGAGAACGTGCTGCAGAACACGGTGTTTCCTACGGTCGACGGTACAACGTCAGTGGTGGGACCGGTTTCTTCCGGGACGACTGCACGCCCGTCCTCTACGCTTTTTTTGCCGACGAGGGCGACCGTTCGATGACCGAATACATCGACCTTGCCGGCGAGGCCGTCGCCAGCGCGCTCAGGGATGCTGGGGTCGAGAACGCGACCTACCGAGACGGCGGTGACATCGAACTGGTTCCCGAAGGTGATGGCCAACTCCTGAAAGTCGGCGTCTCCGGTGCTGGCTATCAGGACGGCGTCTGGGGTGTCTTCGCGAACGTCATCAATCGCAGCTACGAACCGGAAGAGTTCGGTATTATCGACGACGTCCTTCGCCTCCCGAAAGAGAAATTCGAGGACAAAGACACCGACAGCGCCGAAGGTCGTATGACCTCCCTCGAGGACGTCGCACCCGACGTCGACATCGATACCGTTCTCGAGGAAGCCGCCGAGAACCTCGCTGCACACGCCGGTGACGAGGTTGAATCAGGGTCGTTCACCGATGCTGAAGCCGAGGCCCTCGAGGAACATCGCGAATACTACGGCTCGACGGAGTGGTTCGAGCGCTACTCGACCGGTCGGATCATCGAAGAGGCGGACGAGGACCACGAAGTCGCCGAAGTGGCGTACAAGGGTCGAAAGCTCATCAAAGTCAGCGTCCGTGTCGACGGTGACGGGACCATCGACGCGGTGCAGTACACCGGGGACATGTACCACCGACCAGGGTTCGAGGCGATCGATCGCCTCAACGAAGCCGTGACAGGCACCTCAATCAACGACGAGGACGCGCTCCTCGAGGCCGTCTCGAGCGTCTATGCGGACGACGATATCGAGATTCCCTGGCTCACCCCCGAAGATTTCGTTCGGCCGCTCGTGCGCGCTCGAGACAGTCTGGCACCTGCAAGCGAGTTCGACCGTTAG
- a CDS encoding ABC transporter substrate-binding protein: MAQQERGVDRAVATSGIDRPKRRTFLKTMGVGALAATAGCLGGDDDGEVGDTIRVGVLAPLPGQFPGGTAIANASELWGQQVNDDGGLLGADVEVLVRNTELDPSRAQTEYRELVLEEDVDATFGAFTGEVGLALIDEIAQQQIPHIAAGVAVTDMNQMINDDYDTYKYWFRAMPNGEMLGSNLATYVSESYEEMGWNTVGLAIEDVEGFQPIVESLEDNLPSGIDLAFDTVFAPDTDDFTPILDRGASEDIDGLLAFLSQGGLSLLTQWADREPSYGLGGADINSTNPDHYANTDGAAESVWTYIPGAAPNAAPTQVTLDFAEAHEDEFGAQPPHSQGYTAYDAVLAYQYAVEAAESVDPDEVVAELEEVEFEGATGNMEFYDADHEWAHDPVYGEGKVVPPMIQWQDGEQVGLWPDNVAEGEFQQPPWF; the protein is encoded by the coding sequence ATGGCACAACAAGAGCGTGGGGTAGACCGTGCTGTAGCCACGAGTGGGATCGATAGACCGAAACGCCGAACCTTCTTGAAGACGATGGGCGTTGGTGCACTCGCCGCGACGGCGGGTTGCCTCGGCGGCGACGACGACGGAGAGGTCGGTGACACGATTCGCGTGGGCGTGTTGGCACCGCTTCCGGGGCAGTTCCCCGGCGGTACGGCCATCGCGAACGCCTCCGAACTGTGGGGTCAACAGGTTAACGACGACGGTGGTCTCCTCGGAGCCGACGTGGAAGTACTCGTTCGCAATACCGAACTGGACCCATCCAGGGCACAGACGGAGTACCGTGAACTCGTCCTCGAGGAAGACGTCGACGCGACGTTCGGCGCGTTCACCGGGGAGGTGGGGTTGGCACTCATCGACGAGATCGCCCAGCAACAGATTCCACACATCGCCGCCGGTGTCGCCGTCACCGATATGAACCAGATGATCAACGACGACTACGACACATACAAGTACTGGTTCCGGGCGATGCCCAACGGCGAAATGCTGGGTTCGAACCTGGCGACGTACGTGAGTGAGTCCTACGAGGAGATGGGATGGAACACTGTCGGGCTGGCCATCGAGGACGTCGAAGGGTTCCAGCCGATCGTCGAGTCGCTGGAAGACAACCTGCCAAGCGGCATAGACCTCGCGTTCGATACCGTTTTCGCCCCGGATACCGACGACTTCACCCCGATTCTGGACCGCGGTGCGAGCGAGGATATCGACGGGTTGCTCGCGTTCCTGTCCCAGGGTGGCCTTTCGCTACTCACCCAGTGGGCAGACCGTGAACCGTCGTACGGCCTCGGTGGCGCAGACATCAACTCGACGAACCCGGACCACTACGCGAACACCGACGGAGCCGCCGAATCGGTCTGGACGTACATCCCAGGTGCCGCACCGAATGCCGCACCGACACAGGTCACCCTCGACTTCGCCGAGGCACACGAGGACGAGTTCGGTGCCCAGCCGCCACACTCCCAGGGATACACCGCCTACGACGCCGTGCTCGCCTACCAGTACGCCGTCGAAGCCGCGGAGAGTGTCGACCCCGACGAGGTCGTTGCCGAACTCGAAGAGGTCGAGTTCGAGGGCGCGACCGGGAACATGGAGTTCTACGACGCCGACCACGAGTGGGCACACGACCCAGTCTACGGCGAAGGCAAAGTCGTGCCGCCGATGATTCAGTGGCAAGATGGCGAACAGGTCGGACTGTGGCCTGACAACGTCGCCGAAGGCGAGTTCCAGCAACCACCCTGGTTCTGA
- a CDS encoding branched-chain amino acid ABC transporter permease encodes MVDVVTIAVNAVLLSALYALVAIGFTMIFGIAEVLNVAHGANITIGGFSAYFVWSVLDLSIWIGAIAALIIPGIFSLIVYKYLIKPIEDDPTMVVILTLAVLLVVEYAFRTFVGDTARAIPSLLPGQTEIAGLTLQNNRVFVFLLSWALIIGLILFINRTWTGQAIEAVGMNRRGAALAGIDQHRITLYTWFIAGMLAGIAGLFFGSFQSVSWEMGLDPLLLSFTIVILGGIGSIKGSVVGAYIIGTLETLTVTLIDARLAGAASLIVLFFVLIAMPQGLYGRAEVE; translated from the coding sequence ATGGTAGACGTAGTCACCATAGCCGTCAATGCCGTTCTGTTGAGCGCGTTGTATGCGCTTGTCGCGATCGGATTTACCATGATCTTCGGTATCGCGGAAGTGCTCAACGTTGCTCACGGAGCGAACATCACGATCGGGGGATTCTCGGCGTATTTCGTCTGGTCCGTCCTCGATTTGAGCATCTGGATCGGGGCGATAGCCGCCCTCATTATTCCGGGTATCTTCAGCCTGATCGTGTACAAGTATCTGATTAAACCGATCGAAGACGACCCGACGATGGTGGTTATCCTGACGCTCGCCGTCTTGCTTGTCGTCGAGTACGCATTCCGGACGTTCGTGGGGGATACCGCTCGAGCGATCCCTTCGTTACTGCCGGGTCAGACCGAAATCGCCGGTCTGACGCTGCAAAACAACCGAGTGTTCGTGTTTTTACTCTCCTGGGCGTTGATCATCGGGCTCATATTATTCATCAATCGCACGTGGACGGGTCAGGCCATCGAGGCGGTCGGGATGAACCGTCGCGGAGCAGCCCTCGCTGGTATCGATCAGCATCGAATCACTCTCTACACGTGGTTCATTGCCGGAATGCTCGCCGGCATCGCGGGGCTTTTCTTCGGTTCGTTCCAGAGCGTCTCCTGGGAAATGGGGCTCGACCCACTGTTGCTCTCGTTTACCATCGTGATCCTGGGCGGCATCGGCTCGATCAAAGGCAGTGTCGTGGGGGCGTACATTATCGGCACCCTCGAGACGCTGACGGTCACGCTGATCGACGCGCGATTGGCTGGCGCAGCGTCGTTGATCGTGTTGTTCTTCGTCCTCATCGCCATGCCCCAGGGACTGTACGGGCGTGCTGAGGTGGAATAA
- a CDS encoding branched-chain amino acid ABC transporter permease — protein MATQSTDDGSAGTIQLLRQNIPPRYYVGFVAFLVLAALPLGLSTVKILTMTAALYFAMFVVSWDFVSGYTGQVSFGHTLFFGVGGYTAALLNLEFGLSPVLTVIAGVLLTTVAGLMVGLPALRLHGHYLALITLLPPLVLIRFFSLYRSTFGGETGLPNPDNLIEVQGDFAATALVNYYLGLVIFAFIFLIAFVITRSDHGITYTAIQENEDAVSSVGINPAKFKLFAFVMSAALAGFAGAMFVHTPIGSASPSQLLELTVMIEILIAAILGGVGTISGAAVGAIFIYLARDYIRGIDTVVPILDMPVTRMDTFLFYVLMLGMLFFLPGGLLPKLTEYGRKVHARVTGGSPEAVTDGGYQQPAFVRKIEAYRARVLEKLAALLRRDN, from the coding sequence ATGGCTACGCAATCTACAGATGACGGCTCGGCGGGGACGATACAGCTCCTCCGCCAGAATATCCCGCCACGGTACTACGTCGGTTTCGTTGCCTTTCTCGTCTTGGCGGCCTTGCCGCTCGGTCTGTCGACGGTGAAAATTCTCACGATGACGGCGGCGCTTTACTTCGCGATGTTCGTCGTTAGCTGGGACTTCGTCTCAGGGTACACCGGACAGGTGAGCTTCGGTCACACCCTGTTTTTCGGTGTCGGTGGCTACACCGCCGCGTTGCTCAATCTCGAGTTCGGTCTGAGCCCGGTGTTGACGGTAATCGCAGGCGTGTTACTCACGACGGTTGCCGGGCTGATGGTCGGCCTGCCAGCCCTTCGACTACACGGGCATTATCTGGCATTGATCACGCTGTTGCCGCCCCTCGTGCTTATACGGTTTTTCAGCCTGTACCGGAGTACCTTCGGCGGTGAGACCGGCTTGCCGAACCCCGATAACCTGATCGAAGTACAGGGAGACTTTGCGGCGACGGCCCTGGTGAACTACTATCTCGGCCTGGTCATCTTTGCGTTCATTTTCCTGATTGCGTTCGTCATCACGCGGTCGGATCACGGAATTACCTACACCGCGATTCAGGAGAACGAAGACGCCGTCAGCTCGGTCGGGATCAATCCGGCCAAATTCAAGCTGTTCGCGTTCGTGATGAGTGCTGCCCTCGCCGGCTTCGCTGGCGCGATGTTCGTTCACACGCCCATTGGCAGTGCGTCGCCGAGCCAACTGCTCGAGCTCACGGTGATGATCGAAATCTTGATCGCGGCAATCCTCGGTGGTGTTGGAACGATTTCGGGGGCGGCAGTCGGTGCGATATTCATCTATCTGGCGAGAGACTACATCCGCGGTATCGATACGGTCGTTCCGATTCTCGACATGCCAGTGACGCGGATGGATACGTTCCTGTTCTACGTACTCATGCTCGGGATGTTGTTCTTCTTGCCAGGTGGGCTCTTGCCGAAACTGACCGAGTACGGACGAAAGGTACACGCTCGAGTGACCGGTGGCTCGCCCGAGGCAGTGACCGATGGCGGATATCAACAACCGGCGTTCGTTCGAAAGATCGAGGCGTATCGCGCACGGGTACTCGAGAAACTGGCTGCACTCCTTCGGAGGGATAACTGA
- a CDS encoding ABC transporter ATP-binding protein: MMPQNSTMAVMDAESSDAGQQTQPLLDVQNLTKKFGGLVAVNDLSFRVDEGEILGFIGPNGAGKSTTFNCLTGKHKPTEGRVTFRGEDVTSKPPYEMVNRGMARTFQHFAPLYDRSVLENVALAYTSGKVFSWSGLFSLSTITGTTYDAAEEICARVGLQDDLHRMPDELPHAGLIRLELGRALATDPKLMLVDEVFAGLASGEVEEISNLLLELHAEGMTLIVIDHNMSGLFELIDRAIVINFGEMIAKGTPEEIKNDPEVQKAYLGGEEL; encoded by the coding sequence ATGATGCCACAAAATTCGACGATGGCGGTGATGGATGCGGAATCCAGCGACGCGGGTCAGCAAACCCAACCGTTGCTCGACGTACAGAATTTGACGAAAAAGTTTGGTGGACTGGTCGCCGTGAACGATCTCTCCTTTCGGGTCGACGAAGGGGAAATTCTGGGCTTTATCGGGCCAAACGGGGCCGGCAAATCGACCACCTTCAACTGCCTGACCGGGAAACACAAGCCGACTGAGGGGCGGGTTACGTTTCGCGGTGAGGACGTAACGAGCAAGCCGCCTTACGAAATGGTCAACAGGGGCATGGCCCGCACGTTTCAGCACTTTGCGCCGCTGTACGATCGATCGGTACTCGAGAACGTCGCGCTCGCATACACGTCCGGAAAGGTATTCTCGTGGTCCGGCCTGTTCTCGCTCTCGACGATCACCGGAACGACCTACGACGCTGCCGAAGAAATCTGTGCACGCGTTGGGCTCCAGGACGACTTACACCGGATGCCCGATGAGTTACCACACGCCGGCTTGATCCGACTCGAACTTGGCCGTGCGCTCGCAACCGATCCCAAACTCATGCTGGTCGACGAGGTGTTCGCCGGACTCGCGTCGGGCGAAGTTGAGGAGATATCGAACCTCTTGCTCGAGTTACACGCCGAGGGTATGACGCTCATCGTCATCGACCACAACATGAGCGGGCTGTTCGAACTGATCGACCGGGCGATCGTGATCAACTTCGGTGAGATGATCGCCAAAGGGACTCCCGAGGAGATCAAAAACGATCCGGAAGTGCAGAAAGCGTACCTCGGAGGTGAGGAACTATGA